GCAGAAACCGCGTTCAGGCGGATGCTGCCGATCCGGGTCGTCAATGTCGCCGGAAGCCCGGTGGAGGCGTTCGTCCGATCCGTGAATGCGAGCCGCCACTCCAGTTCTGCGCCCGCACCGGCAAAGAACGAGTCATTGAAAATGATCGTCCCGTTGTCACCACCGAAGCCTTCATAGGTGGAATCGAACTGCGTAAACGCCCCCGTACCGCCGACTCGCAAAAACAGGCCCGCATCTCGCGCCGCCCACGAGGCCCCGTTCGACTGATTCACAAACATTTCAAAGCTGAACGAATCGAGCATCAAGTCCTCGGCCGCGATGAAGCTGCTACCGATCCACTCCCCATCGTCCAGCGCCGCGTCGGCAAGCGATCCGGATAGGGTTTCGCTTTCGCCGCCGAAGCGAATGAACTTGTCCGTTCCGCTGCCGAAGGTGACGGTATGATCTTGCGATCCGTGTTGCCCCCAATCGGTCGTGTTGCCACCGAACGATACCAGCGACTCGGCACTGTCGACCAAGCTGGTTTGCGTCAAAGAATCGAGTAACCGCAGACTGGAAGTGCTGTCACCGTTGGACACTGAATCGTATTGCAAAATGGTCTGCGCGGCCGTTTGCAGCGAGTTCATTTCGGCGGCCCAGAGCGGAGCGAGCGTTTGGTAGCCGGCCGTGTTGAGGTGTACGTCATTTTCGCTGACCCATGAAAGGCCAGCGGTGGGAACAACGCTGATTCGCGGATCGACGGCCGCGACGTTGTTCAGTGCCGCGTTAACGTCAGCTCGCAGCGCAGCGTTCGTCGACACGCCTTCGCGGATTTCGGCCGCAACGATCGGTACATTGTTTCCGAAGACTTCGCGAAACCGGTACGTCAAGTTCTCAAAATTGGTTTCGTAAGCACTCACTGCTGTCGCACCCAACACAGCGTCACGCTCACCCTGAAACCAAAACAACCCTTTCACGACGGGTGTATTTCCCGCAGCAACAATTTCGGCGATCCGCGAACTGGTCCAGTCAACAAAGTCACCATAAAAACCGTCATCTTTGACTTGACCATTGGCCGGATCCGATCCCGGAAACCATGTGACCGCTTCTTGGTCAGAGATCGTGGTTCCTGGACGCGCGAACCCAAAAATCGCCTGATCGTTTGTCTGAAACAGCCCCTGGGAAAGCTGCGTCACGGCCTGTGACGTATCCAGCAAGTTCGATGAAAACGCCTGATCCACGTAGGAAGGGTTGGTGAAGACCGTTCGGTCGCGGGCAAAGTTCAAGTTGTAACCGACGTCCGTCCCGCCCATGCCGGCCCGTTCCGCGAAATTAGCCGCGTTGGATTGCCCGGCAATGATGTACACGTCGACATCTTCCGCGACGGCCTTTTCGGTGACGTCCGCCAACGCCACAAGACTGATCAGACACGAAAAACAGAATGGGCTGAGGCGAATTTTCATAGA
The sequence above is a segment of the Rubripirellula tenax genome. Coding sequences within it:
- a CDS encoding sialate O-acetylesterase is translated as MKIRLSPFCFSCLISLVALADVTEKAVAEDVDVYIIAGQSNAANFAERAGMGGTDVGYNLNFARDRTVFTNPSYVDQAFSSNLLDTSQAVTQLSQGLFQTNDQAIFGFARPGTTISDQEAVTWFPGSDPANGQVKDDGFYGDFVDWTSSRIAEIVAAGNTPVVKGLFWFQGERDAVLGATAVSAYETNFENLTYRFREVFGNNVPIVAAEIREGVSTNAALRADVNAALNNVAAVDPRISVVPTAGLSWVSENDVHLNTAGYQTLAPLWAAEMNSLQTAAQTILQYDSVSNGDSTSSLRLLDSLTQTSLVDSAESLVSFGGNTTDWGQHGSQDHTVTFGSGTDKFIRFGGESETLSGSLADAALDDGEWIGSSFIAAEDLMLDSFSFEMFVNQSNGASWAARDAGLFLRVGGTGAFTQFDSTYEGFGGDNGTIIFNDSFFAGAGAELEWRLAFTDRTNASTGLPATLTTRIGSIRLNAVSAVPEASSILLAIPCMALSLLRRRRQV